A genomic segment from Caloenas nicobarica isolate bCalNic1 unplaced genomic scaffold, bCalNic1.hap1 Scaffold_418, whole genome shotgun sequence encodes:
- the LOC136002816 gene encoding troponin T, slow skeletal muscle-like isoform X2 — MERIERRRAERNEQLRNRTEKERERQARLAGEKLRKEEEEAKKRAEDDAKKKKVLSNMPHFGGYLAKAEQRRGKRQTGREMKLRILAERKRPLEIEGMGEGELRAQALELHRWIQTLESEKFDLMEKLRKQKYEINVLYNRISHAQKFKKVVGKGRVGGRWK, encoded by the exons ATGGAGAGAATC GAGCGGCGCCGCGCCGAGCGCAACGAGCAGCTGAGGAACCGCACGGAGAAGGAGCGAGAGCGGCAGGCGAGGCTGGCGGGG GAGAAGCTGcgcaaggaggaggaggaggccaaGAAACGCGCTGAGGACGACGCCAAGAAGAAGAAAGTTCTGTCCAACATGCCCCATTTCGGGGGGTACCTGGCCAAG GCCGAGCAGCGCCGCGGGAAGCGCCAGACGGGCCGGGAGATGAAACTGCGGATCCTGGCGGAGAGAAAACGGCCCCTGGAGATcgaggggatgggg GAGGGGGAGCTCAG GGCCCAGGCCCTCGAGCTCCATCGCTGGATCCAAACGCTCGAGTCCGAGAAGTTCGACCTGatggagaaactgaggaaacagaaatacgag aTCAACGTCCTGTACAACCGGATCAGCCACGCCCAGAAATT CAAGAAGGTTGTCGGGAAGGGCCGCGTGGGCGGGCGCTGGAAGTGA
- the LOC136002816 gene encoding troponin T, slow skeletal muscle-like isoform X1: MEDMGTWGTLGGQELVALMERIERRRAERNEQLRNRTEKERERQARLAGEKLRKEEEEAKKRAEDDAKKKKVLSNMPHFGGYLAKAEQRRGKRQTGREMKLRILAERKRPLEIEGMGEGELRAQALELHRWIQTLESEKFDLMEKLRKQKYEINVLYNRISHAQKFKKVVGKGRVGGRWK, encoded by the exons atggaggacaTGGGaacatgggggacattggggggacaggagctggTGGCGCTGATGGAGAGAATC GAGCGGCGCCGCGCCGAGCGCAACGAGCAGCTGAGGAACCGCACGGAGAAGGAGCGAGAGCGGCAGGCGAGGCTGGCGGGG GAGAAGCTGcgcaaggaggaggaggaggccaaGAAACGCGCTGAGGACGACGCCAAGAAGAAGAAAGTTCTGTCCAACATGCCCCATTTCGGGGGGTACCTGGCCAAG GCCGAGCAGCGCCGCGGGAAGCGCCAGACGGGCCGGGAGATGAAACTGCGGATCCTGGCGGAGAGAAAACGGCCCCTGGAGATcgaggggatgggg GAGGGGGAGCTCAG GGCCCAGGCCCTCGAGCTCCATCGCTGGATCCAAACGCTCGAGTCCGAGAAGTTCGACCTGatggagaaactgaggaaacagaaatacgag aTCAACGTCCTGTACAACCGGATCAGCCACGCCCAGAAATT CAAGAAGGTTGTCGGGAAGGGCCGCGTGGGCGGGCGCTGGAAGTGA